In Terriglobia bacterium, the genomic stretch AGCCGCTCGATGGGATGGTCCGGCTTTACGTGACGCCAGGGTCGAAACTGCTCACCCGCCTGGTGTCCATTGTTGAGGACCACCAGTGTGAATTGCTCGATGTCCGGGTGTCTCATCCGACCCTGGAAAACGTGTTCATTTTTCTGACGGGGAAAGGACTGCGCGAATGAATGTGAAGACCTTTCTGGCGCTCATGCGCCGGGACACGCTGGTGGCGGGGCGCGATATCGTGTCCTTTATGGTGCGGACCCTGGTGCAGCCGATGTTTCTGCTGTTCATCTTCGGGAATGTGATGTCGCGGATGAGCCTGGTCACCGGGGGCTTCAAAGAGATCCTGGTTCCCGGCGTGACGGCATTGACCATGTTGTTCGCCGGCATGCAAGCGGTCACCCTGCCGCTGGTCCTGGACCTGGGCTATACCAAGGAGATTGAGGACCGGGTTCTGTCCCCCATTGGCGTCCATTTCATCGCCCTTGAAAAGATGGTCATGGGGACGATTCATTCCATCTTTTCGGGATTGCTGGTGCTGCCGCTGGCCAAGGTCATGTTGCATGGCGGCGTCAGCCTGAACCTGCACCAATGGGAGTTGACGGTGGCTCTCGCCGTCCTGATCGGATTGGTCTCTTCCGCCCTGGGATTGACGATCGGCAGCTACATCAAGCCCGAGAAAATCGGCCTGATGTTTTCCCTGATCGTTGCCCCCATTATTTTCTTCGGCTGCACGTACTACCCCTGGATCGCGCTCTACCGCATCCCCTGGATGCAAAAACTGGTCCTTATCAACCCGCTTGTCTATATGGCGGAAGGACTGCGCGCCGCCATCACCCCCGGCATCCCCCATATGCCGCTATTCTGGATTCTCACGGGTCTGACCGTGAGCATGATCGTCTTCACCTGGCTGGGACTCGTGGGCTTTTACCGTCGGGTGATCGATTAAATAGTTCCAAGTCCAAAGTCCAAAGTCCAGAGTTTGGAAACACAGTTCAAAGTTCCAAGTTCAAAGTCGTAGAACCGAGATCAAAGTTTCAGGTTCAAAAAACCCAGTTCAAAGTTCAAGGTTCCAAGTTCAAAGTTGAAACCCTAATGTTCCTTCCGGCCTCTGGCTTCAGGCCTCTGCCTTCGGCGTTCCGACTTCTGACCCCCGATCTCTGACTTCCGACTTCTGCCATCAGGCTTCTTTCACCTAACACCTGATCCCTCACACCTGCCCTTCTGTCCTCCGGCTCTCCTTGTCTAACGCCACAGACCCGAAACCTGCCTTACGGCTTCCGGCCCCCTACCACCAGGAGTTCAAACGATCCAGAAACGATACTCGGTCGCGGTCGTGGCTGTTCCGGTGTAGCCGCAGGAGGGGGTCCGAACTGGGCCGTGACAAGATAAATGTTATGCGTCTTGGGATCGAGGGCCATGGTGCGGGCACCGCGCGCCGTCTCGACATTTTGGACCACGGTGAACTTATCCGGCGTGTCTTCATGCACGACAGTCAGGGTGCCGTCGCCATTTGAGCTGAAGGCGAGTTGGGTATCCGGGTCAAAGGCGTTAGCATCAACTCCGGATCCGATGGGCAGGGTGGAAATCACTTTTCCGTTGTCGGCATCCATGACCGCCATCATCTTGTTCCGGCATCCAATGAAGAGCCTCCGATGTTGTTTATCGAGGGCCATGCCGGAGGGCTCTTCGCAAGGCGCCAAAGCCCAGCGGGTCTTCAAGGTGAGTTTCTGGGAGTCAAGCACGGCAACTTCACTCTTGTCTTCCAAATTTACGAAAATCTGGCCCTTCCCATCAGCCGCCGCAAACTCCGGTTTTCCCCCCAGGGGGATGCTGCCCGCCACGGTCCCTGCAGCAGCATCGATCGCCGTCGTGTCTTTGCTCCTCCCATTAAAAGTGAACACCCGCTTGGACGCCGGGTCGTAGATGATCGCATCCGGATTGTCTCCGGTCTTGACGGAACCCAAAGGTTTGAGGCTCTTCAAATCGAAGAAAGTTGCCGTCCCGTCCCGCCCGTTGCTGGTGAACCCCCGACCCAGTTCTGGAATGAGGGCTATGCCGTGCACGCCGGGCGTGTTAGGAATCTCTCCCACCGCGGTATTGGTATCCAGGTCAACAACCATGACCCGGGTGGAACGTGAGATATAGACCCGGTGGGCGGCGCTGTCCACCGTCAGATAATCCCAGCCTCCCTCTCCACCCAGCGTAATTTTCTTAAGAACCTGGTATTCCTCTTTTGGAGAAGCGATCGCAGGAATGCTGATCAACAACCCCAAGATGAAACAAACGAGAACCATTCTGATGCATCGAATTTTCATAATATCCTCCCTCGGATTTGAACGACTTGTCAGTCTAGATCATGTCCCTGATTGAAGCCCCTAGGATCGGTTTTGGATATCACCCCCTCGAGTTAAATAGAAATGCACGGCGGGAGTGATCAGCAATGACAACAGCATCGAGATCAAGACCCCCCCAATTACTGCAATGGCCAGCGGTTGAAGCATCTGGGACCCGGACCCCCACGCCAGGGCGAGCGGGAGCATCCCCGCCACCGTCGCCATGGCGGTCATCACGATAGGGCGCAGACGCCGCCGGGCGGATTGAAACATGGCCTCTTCGGGGGAAAATCCCAGTTTCCGGTATCGCTGGTCGGCGTCCAGGAGCAGGATTCCATTCTTCGCCACGATTCCGACGACCATGATGAGCCCCATGAAAGAGGAGATGTTGAAGGTCGTCCGGGTGATGAGCAATGCCAGGAGAACTCCGGAGGTGGAAAGCAGGGCGGAGGGCAGGATGGACAACGGGGCGGCAAAGCTGCGAAATTCAAAGAGCAAAACGGTGAAGACTAGAACGATCGCGAGCACCAGAACCAGCACAAGATCGCGGAACGAGCGCTGCTGCTCCTGATAGGTCCCGCCATACTCCACCCGAATCCCGGCCGGCAGGTGAAGACCGGCCACGGCCTCCTGAACCTTGGCGATCGAACTTCCTAGATCTCTCCCTTCCAAACGCGCGGTCACCGCCACATCCCGTTGGAGATTCTCCCGGCGAATCTCCGTCTGGCCGGGAAGATCCGTGACCGAGGCCAGGGAACCGAGGGTCGCGGTTCGTCCGTTGGAACTGTTCAGCAGGGTTGCGCTCATCGCCTCAAGCGAGCTGCGGTTGCGGGCCGGAAAACGAATGCGAATCGTATAGGAGCGGTCATTGGCGACGACAGGGGTCGAGGCCGGCGCACCTTCGAGAATGGCAGCCGCATCCGTGGCCACCTCTTCCGGGGTGAAGCCGGATCGGGCGGCCCGCATGGGATCTACCTGAAATGCCACCGCAGGACCGCTGACCGTGTTGTCAATTCCATTCAGGATATCGACCACGCCGGGAATCTTCCCGATGGCCTCGGCGACTTTCGGCGCCCATTGCCGCAGCAATTCCGGATCCGGGGAGAATAACTTGATTTGAATGGGTTCCGGGGCGCCGGTTAAATCGCCAATCATGTCCTGTAACAACTGGATGAACTCCACATCGATCCCGGGTTCCTGCTCCGCGATTTTTGATCGAATCTCCGCGATGACCTCATCGATACTCCGGCCGCGGCGCTGCTTCAGTTTCACCGAAATATCTCCGGTGTTGGCCTCCGTCACCGCCGCCAGTCCCAGTTGCAGCCCGGTTCGGCGGGACGTGTTCTCGACTTCTGGAAGGGAGCGGGCCATGCGCTCGAGGTGGCCCACCACGCGATTGGTCTCCGCCAGGGAGCTTCCGGCAGGCATGATGTAGTCCAGCACAAAATCTCCCTCGTCCATCGCGGGCAGCAAGTCTGTTCCCAACGACCGGTAACACAGAAAAGTGGCGCCGATCAGAACGACGCTGCCGACAGCCATTCCCCAGGGATGGTTGAGAGCAAAATGCAGGTAACGTTCGTAAAAGCGGACGACCCGACCGAAGTACCGGCCGACCGGGGCCTCCGGGTGGGCGGCCAGTGTTTGCCCGTCCAAAACGGGGTTTCCCCCGTTTTCGGGAATCGTTCCCGGCGACCCCGGCACGGGCGGTGTCAATCCCCGGGATTCGCGAATGAAATATTGACTCAGGTTGGGGGTCCAGGTCAGGGCCAGGGCCAGCGAAGTGAACAAGGAGGCCGCCACGGTCACCGCGAGCGCCCGAAAAAAGATTCCGGTCACCCCGGCAATCGAGATCAGGGGCAGGAAGACAACGACCGGCGTGATCGTGGATCCCACCAACGGAGGCGTGATTTCCTTGAGAGCGCTTTGAATCGCCTCAAGACGCGATTGGCCCGAATCGCGATGCATCACGATGTTTTCCACCACCACGATGGCATCGTCAATCACCAGTCCCACGGCTGCCGCCAGTCCTCCCAAAGTCATCAGGTCGAAGTTTTCGCCAAGCATCTTGAGCACAATGAAAGTCACCAGAACGGTCACAGGGATCACCAGTCCGGCGACCACCGAGGTCCCCCAGTCCCGCAGAAAGAGGACCATGATCCCGGAAACGAGGATCAGCCCGATGAGAATGGCATCGCGGACGCTCTTGATCGATTCAGTCACAATAATGGATTGATCATAGAAAGGCTGCAATTCAACTCCGGGGGGCAGTGTGCGGAGAATCTGGGCGATCTCCGCGTGGACACTCTCCGCGACACGGACTGTATTGCTGTCGGGCTGACGGTTAATGTTCAGCAGCACCGCCGGCTTTCCATTTGCAGTGACCACGGTGTAAACCGGTTTGACGGATGGCGAAACGCCGGCCACATCGCCAATGTGGACCGGAAGTCCGGCAGGCGTCGTCTTGACAACAATCGCAGCAATCTGGTCCGGGCTGCGCACCTGCCCATTGACGAGGCTAAGGTAGAGCTGGTGATTCTGTTCAAGCAGACCCGGCGATTCGATCATGTTGGTGCGACGCACAGCATCCAGAAGGTCGGAGACGGTCACATTGGCTGCAAGCAACTTGGCAGGATCGGGTGTAATTTCAA encodes the following:
- a CDS encoding ABC transporter permease, translating into MNVKTFLALMRRDTLVAGRDIVSFMVRTLVQPMFLLFIFGNVMSRMSLVTGGFKEILVPGVTALTMLFAGMQAVTLPLVLDLGYTKEIEDRVLSPIGVHFIALEKMVMGTIHSIFSGLLVLPLAKVMLHGGVSLNLHQWELTVALAVLIGLVSSALGLTIGSYIKPEKIGLMFSLIVAPIIFFGCTYYPWIALYRIPWMQKLVLINPLVYMAEGLRAAITPGIPHMPLFWILTGLTVSMIVFTWLGLVGFYRRVID
- a CDS encoding YncE family protein, whose product is MVLVCFILGLLISIPAIASPKEEYQVLKKITLGGEGGWDYLTVDSAAHRVYISRSTRVMVVDLDTNTAVGEIPNTPGVHGIALIPELGRGFTSNGRDGTATFFDLKSLKPLGSVKTGDNPDAIIYDPASKRVFTFNGRSKDTTAIDAAAGTVAGSIPLGGKPEFAAADGKGQIFVNLEDKSEVAVLDSQKLTLKTRWALAPCEEPSGMALDKQHRRLFIGCRNKMMAVMDADNGKVISTLPIGSGVDANAFDPDTQLAFSSNGDGTLTVVHEDTPDKFTVVQNVETARGARTMALDPKTHNIYLVTAQFGPPPAATPEQPRPRPSIVSGSFELLVVGGRKP
- a CDS encoding efflux RND transporter permease subunit codes for the protein MSSRFPDRANKNDSSQPPPFWFVQHSKPILFLIVTLALVGGYLMFTIPISVFPETNFPRIVIGVDTGVTPIDQMLVSVTRPLEEAVNSVPGLQKVWSITSRGTAEIDLFFSWQVDMLQTLQLVDAALSRAQPLLPAGAKIETHRLTFASFPIMGYSLTSERVPQTALWELATYELKPRLNRLEGVATVIVQGGREPEFEITPDPAKLLAANVTVSDLLDAVRRTNMIESPGLLEQNHQLYLSLVNGQVRSPDQIAAIVVKTTPAGLPVHIGDVAGVSPSVKPVYTVVTANGKPAVLLNINRQPDSNTVRVAESVHAEIAQILRTLPPGVELQPFYDQSIIVTESIKSVRDAILIGLILVSGIMVLFLRDWGTSVVAGLVIPVTVLVTFIVLKMLGENFDLMTLGGLAAAVGLVIDDAIVVVENIVMHRDSGQSRLEAIQSALKEITPPLVGSTITPVVVFLPLISIAGVTGIFFRALAVTVAASLFTSLALALTWTPNLSQYFIRESRGLTPPVPGSPGTIPENGGNPVLDGQTLAAHPEAPVGRYFGRVVRFYERYLHFALNHPWGMAVGSVVLIGATFLCYRSLGTDLLPAMDEGDFVLDYIMPAGSSLAETNRVVGHLERMARSLPEVENTSRRTGLQLGLAAVTEANTGDISVKLKQRRGRSIDEVIAEIRSKIAEQEPGIDVEFIQLLQDMIGDLTGAPEPIQIKLFSPDPELLRQWAPKVAEAIGKIPGVVDILNGIDNTVSGPAVAFQVDPMRAARSGFTPEEVATDAAAILEGAPASTPVVANDRSYTIRIRFPARNRSSLEAMSATLLNSSNGRTATLGSLASVTDLPGQTEIRRENLQRDVAVTARLEGRDLGSSIAKVQEAVAGLHLPAGIRVEYGGTYQEQQRSFRDLVLVLVLAIVLVFTVLLFEFRSFAAPLSILPSALLSTSGVLLALLITRTTFNISSFMGLIMVVGIVAKNGILLLDADQRYRKLGFSPEEAMFQSARRRLRPIVMTAMATVAGMLPLALAWGSGSQMLQPLAIAVIGGVLISMLLSLLITPAVHFYLTRGGDIQNRS